From Rhinatrema bivittatum chromosome 5, aRhiBiv1.1, whole genome shotgun sequence, the proteins below share one genomic window:
- the VAMP8 gene encoding vesicle-associated membrane protein 8, whose translation MERRPEDGGAGDMEKDRVHNLQSQVEGVKNIMSQNVDRILARGENLDQLRNKTEDLEASSEHFKTTSQKVARKYWWKNVKMIAIICVVVGIIILFIVLFATGVIPT comes from the exons gAGGACGGTGGTGCTGGCGACATGGAGAAGGATCGAGTGCATAATCTGCAGAGCCAGGTGGAAGGCGTGAAGAACATCATGTCCCAAAATGTGGATCGCATCTTGGCCCGCGGGGAGAACCTGGACCAGCTGAGGAACAAGACTGAGGATCTGGAGGCCAGC tcGGAACACTTTAAGACAACCTCGCAGAAGGTGGCGCGCAAGTACTGGTGGAAGAACGTGAAAATGATAGCCATTATCTGTGTTGTCGTCGGCATCATCATCCTCTTCATTGTGCTCTTCGCCACAGGAGTCATCCCTACCTAA